One Bifidobacterium angulatum DSM 20098 = JCM 7096 DNA window includes the following coding sequences:
- a CDS encoding class I SAM-dependent methyltransferase translates to MAEQYFSADPSSKDVRRTLHVQLRGHDTEVEVSNGVFSGSRLDLGTSVLLKQAPEPPEHGNLLDLGCGWGPIALSLAMASPEANVWALDVNERALELTALNAKRNGCGNVRTVRTDADALPVEPDAISPDLTFDAIWSNPPIRIGKEALHTLLMNWLPRLSDTGTAYLVVQKNLGADSLIDWLSNELGDGYAVSKYHSAKGFRVIEVSRTA, encoded by the coding sequence ATGGCGGAACAGTATTTTTCGGCCGACCCCTCATCAAAGGACGTACGGCGTACCCTGCACGTGCAGTTGCGCGGGCATGACACCGAAGTCGAGGTATCGAACGGGGTCTTTTCCGGATCCCGTCTCGACCTGGGCACTTCGGTGCTGCTCAAGCAGGCGCCGGAGCCGCCCGAGCATGGCAACCTGCTCGACCTGGGCTGCGGATGGGGGCCGATCGCGTTGTCTTTGGCCATGGCTTCGCCGGAGGCGAACGTCTGGGCGTTGGATGTGAACGAACGCGCCTTGGAACTGACGGCGTTGAACGCCAAGCGCAACGGCTGCGGGAACGTGCGCACCGTGCGCACCGACGCCGACGCACTGCCGGTCGAACCGGATGCGATCAGCCCCGACCTGACCTTCGATGCGATCTGGTCGAATCCGCCGATCCGCATCGGCAAGGAGGCGCTGCACACGCTGCTGATGAACTGGCTGCCGCGCCTGTCGGATACCGGCACGGCATACCTGGTGGTGCAGAAGAATCTGGGCGCCGACTCGCTGATCGACTGGCTGTCCAACGAACTGGGCGACGGGTATGCGGTATCGAAATACCATAGCGCCAAGGGCTTCCGCGTGATCGAGGTATCCCGCACGGCCTGA
- the hflX gene encoding GTPase HflX produces MTLSDNIDITGTADAADGESGRFDANVLAESSEVLLDNGTHGVDFDPSGSEEWAERESRNQLKRVAGLGELQDITEVEYRKVRLERVVLVGVWSSAVTTQAKAEESLRELAALAQTAGAEVCDGLLQHRSRPDAATYVGSGKAKEIADIVAREEADTIVVDDDLPPSQRRGLEDAAKVKVVDRTAVILDIFAQHATSREGKAQVELAQLEYMLPRLRGWGGSLSRQAGGQAAGQNGGIGSRGPGETQIEMDRRVIRTRIARLKKQIAQMAPAREVKRGSRRRYGLPTIAVVGYTNAGKSSLTNRLTGSGELVENALFATLDTAVRRTKAGDGRLYAYVDTVGFVRRLPTQLVEAFKSTLEEVAEADVILHVVDASHPDPFSQIDAVNEILADIEGTAAIPRILAFNKADLCDETTLERLAALEPDAHIVSAYSGDGVRQLREAVEALLPTPGVHVEALLPYSAGALLSQIREYGHVQDVQWLDDGVRVSADVDDRLSAQIVAAAID; encoded by the coding sequence TTGACTCTGAGCGACAATATCGACATTACCGGCACCGCCGACGCGGCAGACGGCGAGTCGGGCCGATTCGACGCGAACGTACTCGCCGAATCCTCCGAGGTGCTGCTCGACAACGGCACGCATGGCGTGGATTTCGATCCTTCCGGCAGCGAGGAGTGGGCCGAACGTGAATCACGCAACCAGCTCAAGCGCGTTGCCGGTCTGGGCGAGCTGCAGGACATCACCGAAGTCGAATACCGCAAGGTGCGCCTGGAGCGCGTGGTGCTGGTGGGCGTGTGGTCGAGCGCCGTGACCACGCAGGCCAAGGCCGAGGAGTCGCTGCGAGAATTGGCCGCATTGGCGCAGACCGCCGGTGCCGAAGTGTGCGATGGTCTGCTGCAGCATCGTTCAAGGCCCGACGCCGCCACATATGTCGGGTCCGGCAAGGCGAAGGAGATCGCCGACATCGTGGCACGCGAGGAGGCCGACACCATCGTGGTCGACGACGACCTGCCGCCAAGCCAGCGTCGAGGTCTGGAGGACGCCGCCAAGGTGAAGGTGGTGGACCGTACCGCCGTGATCCTCGACATTTTCGCCCAGCATGCCACATCGCGTGAGGGCAAGGCCCAGGTGGAGCTGGCTCAGCTCGAATACATGCTTCCGCGTCTGCGCGGCTGGGGCGGTTCCCTGTCCCGTCAGGCGGGCGGTCAGGCGGCCGGGCAGAACGGCGGCATCGGATCGCGAGGCCCGGGCGAGACGCAGATCGAAATGGACCGTCGCGTGATTCGTACGCGCATCGCACGGTTGAAGAAGCAGATCGCGCAGATGGCCCCGGCCCGCGAGGTCAAGCGCGGGTCGCGCCGCAGATACGGTCTGCCCACCATCGCCGTGGTCGGCTACACCAATGCGGGCAAGTCGTCGTTGACGAACCGCTTGACGGGATCGGGCGAGCTGGTGGAGAACGCGTTGTTCGCCACGCTTGACACCGCAGTGCGACGCACCAAGGCCGGTGACGGGCGGCTTTACGCGTATGTGGACACGGTCGGTTTTGTACGCAGATTGCCCACGCAGTTGGTCGAAGCGTTCAAATCGACGCTGGAGGAGGTGGCCGAAGCCGACGTGATTCTGCATGTCGTGGATGCCTCGCATCCCGACCCGTTCTCTCAGATCGACGCGGTCAACGAGATTCTCGCGGACATCGAGGGCACCGCCGCCATTCCTCGCATCCTGGCCTTCAACAAGGCCGACCTGTGCGATGAAACGACGTTGGAGCGTCTTGCCGCGCTCGAACCGGACGCGCATATCGTCTCCGCCTATTCCGGCGACGGCGTGCGGCAGTTGCGGGAGGCCGTCGAGGCGCTGCTGCCCACGCCGGGGGTGCATGTGGAGGCGCTGCTGCCGTATTCGGCGGGTGCGTTGCTCTCTCAGATCCGCGAATACGGGCATGTCCAGGATGTGCAATGGCTGGATGATGGCGTGCGCGTGTCGGCCGACGTGGACGACCGTCTATCCGCGCAGATCGTCGCGGCCGCAATCGACTGA